ATTAAATCCGATTTGCATATCTATTCTCTGGCTTTTCCTCCAATTACGGAAAAGGAGCTTGCCAACCATCCGCCAACAGGAAAGAAAAGTGACACATGGATTATTTACCTGATAATAGTGGCGATCTTAACCGGCACGGGAATTGTTTTATACCGGTCGGGCAGGGGTAAAAGAAAAGATGTCCAGATATTTGATATCAGCAACACTTTTAATAAACTCAATCACAAAAACAAAGTACAACCTAAGGCCAATTCTATTTATCTGTTCGGTGAATTTACAGTGTGTAACCGCGATAGTCGCAATATCACCTATATGTTCAGCAAAAAGCTGAAAGAAACATTCTGTTTGCTATTACAATACAGCCAGGAAAAGGAAGGTATCACCTCACAGCATCTGAGCAGGTTGTTATGGCCTGAAAAACCACTTCAGGAAGTAAAAAATATAAGGAATGTAACTTTAAACCGTCTCCGCAAGATATTGGAAGAGCTGGATGGGATAGAACTTCTTTATGAGAAAGGTATGTTCACTATCATGCTAAAAAGTCCGATTTACTGTGATTATACAAGGTGTATGGAGATTCTTTCCTCAAATCAGTGGGAAGCTGAATACAAAGAGCTGATCGAGATTGTAATCCGCGGCAAATTTCTGGAAAATGAAGATAAACCGTTTTACGATTCGTTGAAGGAGAAGACGGAGAAACGGATTGAACCGCTCATCATCCGTGCTATGGAGGAGAGTTATGATAAGGAGCAGTGGCAGACGACCATTGATCTTGCACAAGCCGCTTTTCATATCGACCCTATGAATGAAACAGCGCTCAATTGTATGATCAAGGCGATGCAGAAACTGGGGATGCATGAAGGCGCCAAGATCAAGTATCTTTCTTTCCTGATAGAATACAAAAAAATAATGGGAAAGGAGTATCCCAATCCAAAAAAGCTATAAAATTATCCTATGTGTGCGTAAGATAGTTTATTCGGCTCCCTATTCCACCTATTACATCCTTGTCTGGCGCGAATAATTAACTGATTAATAATTATTTATACAGGATCCCATATATTTATATTTCTTAAGATGAACTATCAGGATGACGGGGCTACTGCTGTTTCCGGCCTGCGTTGAAAGGCATTGCATTATTATTCTACTTTCATAGTAATTTCTTTATTATTCAATATCATTACTGTCCACTTAAAATAAGTTGAGTGACAGTTGATTATCATTTCGTTCTTTGATATTATTGATATCTATATCAGCAAATAGCTCATTTACAGGAATTTTATCCAACAGAGAGATTCCTGAAATTTGCAAAATCTCGGAAGTTGTCTGGTTGATTTGTAAATCGTGTCCCACAATTGCCACCAAGCAATAAGCGATGATTGCACTGTATATCTGGATTCTTACAGCATTTTGGGAAGTTCTCCAAAAAGATTTGATTTTGAGATGCTGTTTAATCCATTTGAAGAAGAATTCTATCTGCCAACGGTTTATAAAGCATTGCAATCTGTTCGGCCGTGAGTTCAAAGTTATTTGTCAGGAATATGAGTGCCGTGTTCTTGTCGCTGTCGGCAAATGTATTCAACGAATGGTGGAACAATGGAAACAAACCCGAATTAAAAATACAGGACAGCCCTGTTTCCAATACGAACACGATAGACAACCAACCGACAAAAGACCTCTTTGAGTTTATCACGCAGGAGCATTCGCACAGTTCAGATTTGGGATTGTCCAGCCTGTTGCCCCAAGCACAGGGCGAGGACTACGAGGAAGAACAGTTTGCCAACCGAATGAAGAAGAAAAAGAAGAAAGGCAGGAGGTTGTGAAATATCTCTTTTGTGCTAATGAGCCTGTCAGAAATGTTAATTGAGCCTTACAGCAAAGTTTTTTAATAACAAAAAGGTTAAATTTGCACATTGATACCTCTATAAATAATGAAAGAGAAGCAGGACGACAAATTAGAAACAATAAGCTATTCAGATATATTCCTTTCGTGTTTTTCCGAAAGTGGTACACATTGCGTTCATTCAAAACCCGAACACGTTTTGTTATATCTGTATTCGGGCGAACAGGTAATAGAGGACAGAAATAAACGAATAACCATAAAAGCAGGCGAATGTGCCTTTATCAGACGTGACCACCGATTGACAATGTACAAGAACAGCAAGGGCAAGGAATTGTACAAAGGAATTTCACTTGTATTCCAGCGTAATATATTGCGTGAGTTTTACAGCAAAATGAACAAATCGGAAATTCCGAAAGACATAAAAATTTCTGACAAAAACGTTTTCAAACTAAATAAAACACCTGATATAGAAAGTTTGTTTCAGTCGCTTACGCCGTATTTTGACAGCAACGTAAAACCAACGGAGGGCGTTATTCATCTGAAATTATTGGAGGGAATTTATGCCTTGCTGAACAACAATGAATTGCTTTACCCGATATTGTTCGATTTTGCGGAACCGTGGAAAATAGACCTTTTGGATTTCCTCAACAAAAACTATATGGACGACCTAACTATGGAACAGATCGCATCATTTACAGGGCGGAGTTTAGCAACGTTCAAAAGAGATTTCAAAAAGATAAGCAACCTCACTCCGCAAAAATGGCTGATAAAAAAGCGTTTGGAAATGGCTTACATAAAGCTGAAAGAAGAGAACAAAAAAGTGCAGGACGTTTGTACGGAAGTCGGATTTAAAAATCTTTCCCATTTTTCTACTGCATTTAAAAAGCAATACGGAATACCGCCGACAGAAATTTAAAATCGAGCTTTACAGCAAAATAATTTGAGCCTTATAACAAAACTGTTGTAAGGCTTTGTCTTTAACTTTGCATTGTAAAAAGTAATGCAATGCAAACAACAGATATTTTTGAACGGTTACGCAATGGGGAAACCATTTTACCAACCGACCCCGAAACGTATAAAATGCGTGAAGCATCGTACAAGACAAAAGAATTATTGGTACAGATGAACAACGCAACAGACCCTGCCGAAATCAGGGAATTGTTGAGCCAAATCACAGCTACGGAAATTGACGAAAGCGTTGCTGTTTTCACTCCTTTGTATATCAACTACGGAAAGCATACCAAAATCGGGAAAAACGTATTTATCAATTTCGATTGTACTTTTTTGGATTTGGGAGGAATTACGATTGAGGACAACGTATTGATAGCCCCGAAAGTCAGTTTATTATCAGAGGGACACCCATTAGAACCCAAAAACAGGCACGCATTAGTACTGAAACCTATCCACATCAAAAAAAATGCTTGGATTGGTGCAGGAGCAACCATATTGCAAGGCGTTACCATTGGAGAAAATGCGGTTGTAGCTTCGGGTGCAGTAGTTTCAAACGACGTTTCCGACAACACGATTGTAGGCGGTATTCCTGCGAAAATCATTAAAACAATTTAAAACAGAAAGAAAATGAAAAGATTATCAATTTTAGCAGTTGCGAGCCTTATGTTTTTAGGGCAGTCCTGCAATCAAAATCCAAATACTAATAACGAAAATTCAGCAAATATGGACGATACAGCAAAAAAAGAACACTATACTTTTGAGTTGAGCGATAAGGTAACACGCCAAAAAGTAACTTTCAAAAACCGTTACGGAATAACATTGACAGGAGATTTATACCTTCCGAAAGAGCAAGGCAACGAGCCTTTACAAGCACTTGCCATTAGCGGACCTTTCGGAGCGGTAAAAGAACAATCTTCGGGATTGTATGCCAACCAAATGGCAGAACGTGGTTTTGCAGTATTGGCTTTTGACCCGTCCTATACAGGCGAAAGCGGTGGCGAACCTCGTGCCGTTGCATCGCCCGACATCAATACGGAAGATTTCAGTTCGGCAGTTGATTTTCTCGGTATTCAGAAGAACATTGACCGTAACAAAATCGGGATTATCGGAATTTGTGGTTTCGGAGGTTTTGCCTTAAACGCCACTGCCATTGACAAACGTGTAAAAGCTGTTGCTACGACAAGTATGTACGATATGACAAGGGTAATTTCGAAAGACTATAATGACGCTACGACATTGGAGCAACGCACCCAAATATTAGAGCAACTAGGTGAACAGCGTTGGAGAGACGCTGAAGCAGGAACATTCCACGCAGGAGCAATATTAAACCCTGAAAAACTGAAAGGCGATGAACCGCAATTTGTAAAAGAATACCACAATTATTACCGTACTCCGAGAGGATTTCACGAGCGTTCTTTAAATTCAACAGGTGCGTGGAATGCTACAAATGCGTTATCGTTTATGAATATGCCGATTTTGACTTATATAAAAGAAATATCGCCACGACCAATTTTACTAATTGCAGGGGAAAAAGCACACTCACGTTACTTCAGCGAAGACATTTTCAAAAATGCGTCCGAGCCAAAAGAACTAATGATTATCCCAAATGCTATTCACGTGGATTTGTATGATAAGGTTAATGTAATTCCTTTTGATAAATTAGAAACATTCTTTAAAGAAAATTTAAAATAACAGCAATATTATGAAACGTCCATTGTTAATGATTTTGGCTTTTATGTCAATCTTTATAAGTAGTGCTTCATCTTGTAGCAAAGAAGATGATAATAACAATACTAACACAGAAAATACAACACCTATGGTAAACTGTAAAATCAAAATAAAGGTCAATTCACAAACCTTTACAGCTACACTTTTGGATAATAATTCGGCAAAGGCATTTAAGGAAATGTTACCTTACAATCTTTGATTATCCACATAAAATCCTTGTATTCAACTCAAAAGGCTTTTTCCTGAAAACTTTAAAATATATTATTTTTCAAGTTTAGAATATCTCACACAACAAAGATAAAGTTTCTGATTAAAAGAATACAAATAAAGCAATATGTTAAAATACAGTACTTTCGGACATAAAAAAGCCCCCGCAAGATTGCTCTTACGGGGACCCGTGTTTAAAGGACGGCGGCTACCTGCTCTCCCACAAAATTGCAGTACCATCGGCGCCATTGGGCTTAACTTCTCTGTTCGGAATGGGAAGAGGTGGATCCCCAACGCTATAACCGCCTTAATATTGTAAGTGAATAGTGAATAATGAAAATTCCTGATTCTTCACTTTTAACCCTTAATTCATAAAATTGACACGGCGAAAAACAAAAGCAATAATCCAAAATATACCAGAGGACTCATCTGTAAACCAATCTCCTAAAATCCTATTTATCAAACCCTCTAACCAGACCTGACAAAACAAAGCTTACGGGCAATTAGTACTGCTCGGCTACTTGCGTTACCGCCTTTACACCTGCAGCCTATCAAGGTCGTAGTCTGCAACCACCCTTATAAAGAGATCTAATCTTGAGGTAGGCTTCGCGCTTAGATGCTTTCAGCGCTTATCCCTGCCCAGACTTAGCTACCCGGCAGTGCTCCTGGCGGAACAACCGGTAAACCAGAGGTCTGTCCAACACGGTCCTCTCGTACTAGTGTCGGGGCCTCGCAAATCTCTAACGCCCACGATAGATAGAGACCGAACTGTCTCACGACGTTCTGAACCCAGCTCGCGTGCCACTTTAATGGGCGAACAGCCCAACCCTTGGGACCTTCTCCAGCCCCAGGATGTGACGAGCCGACATCGAGGTGCCAAACCATTCCGTCGATATGAGCTCTTGGGAATGATCAGCCTGTTATCCCCGGAGTACCTTTTATCCTTTGAGCGATGGCCATTCCATACTGAAACCACCGGATCACTATGCTCTAGTTTCCTACCTGATCGACTTGTAGGTCTCCCAGTCAAGCGCGCTTATGCCATTACACTCAAAAAGACGGTTACCAATCGTCTCGAGCGCACCTTTAGAAGCCTCCGTTACTTTTTTGGAGGCGACCACCCCAGTCAAACTACCCACCATACAGTGTCCTCCTTGTAAAGGAGTTAGAGGTCAAACACCCGAAGGGCCGTATTTCAACGACGGCTCCACAAATACTGGCGTACCTGCTTCATAGCCTCCGGCCTATCCTACACATCGGATGCCCAACATCAATGTAAAGCTATAGTAAAGGTTCACGGGGTCTTTTCGTCCCATCGCGGGTAATCGGCATCTTCACCGATACTACAATTTCACCGAGCTCACGGTCGAGACAGTGAGAAGATCGTTACACCATTCGTGCAGGTCGGAACTTACCCGACAAGGAATTTCGCTACCTTAGGACCGTTATAGTTACGGCCGCCGTTTACTGGGGCTTCAATTCAATGCTTCTCTTGCGATGACATCTCCTCTTAACCTTCCAGCACCGGGCAGGTGTCAGGCTATATACCGCGTCTTTCGACTTTGCATAGCCATGTGTTTTTGTTAAACAGTCGCCTTCTCCATTTCTCTGCGGCCAACATCGCTGCTGGCGTCCTTTCTCCCGAAGTTACAGGACTATTTTGCCTAGTTCCTTAACCGTGAATCACTCGAGCGCCTTAGTATTCTCAACCCAACCACCTGTGTCGGTTTGCGGTACGATTGCCATGATAATTGGCGCGTAGCGGTTTTTCTTGGCAGTCTGCTTACCCACGTTATTGGCTCACCCGAAGGCTTGCCATACTTTCAGGTTCGGCTCGAGGGGCGGATTTGCCTACCCCTCTCGACGCCTACCCCCTTCAACCCACTATTCCGTCAGTGGGCAGTGGTGTCACTCCTGCGTCCCCGCGTAGCTTATCATGACAGTAACGGAATATTAACCGTTTCTTCCATCGGAATCGCCTCTAGGCTTATCCTTAGGATCGACTAACCCTGATCCGATTAGCGTTGATCAGGAAACCTTGGTTTTTCGGCGAGGGGGTTTCTCTCCCCCTTTGTCGTTACTTATACCTACATTTGCTTTTCCATCCGCTCCAGAACACCTTGCGGTGCGCCTTCGACGCCGTGATGGAATGCTCCCCTACCAACCAGAATATGGTTCCATAGCTTCGGTAATATGCTTATGCCCGATTATTATCCACGCCCCGCCACTCGACTAGTGAGCTGTTACGCACTCTTTAAATGAATGGCTGCTTCCAAGCCAACATCCTAGCTGTCGCTGCGGCAGGACTTCGTTAAATGCAACTGAGCATATATTTCGGGACCTTAGCTGATGGTCTGAGTTGTTCCTCTCTCGGACACGGACCTTAGCACCCGCGCCCTCACTCCCGGGTATCACTTATACGCATTCGGAGTTTGGCTGGACTTGATAGGCGGCGAAGCCCTCGCATCCAATCAGTAGCTCTACCTCATATAAGTTCGTAGTCCGAGGCTGCACCTAAATGCATTTCGGGGAGTACGAGCTATCTCCAAGTTTGATTAGCCTTTCACCCCTACCCTCAGGTCATCCGAAAACTTTTCAACGTTTACCGGTGCGGTCCTCCATATTGTGTTACCAATACTTCAACCTGCCCAAGGGTAGATCACTTGGTTTCGCGTCTACTCCTGCCGACTCCACGCCCTGTGAAGACTCGCTTTCGCTGCGGCTGCATACATCCTTGTATTTAACCTTGCCGGCAAGAGTAACTCGTAGGTTCATTATGCAAAAGGCACGCCGTCATCCCGATGAATCGGGACTCCGACCGCTTGCAGGCACATGGTTTCAGGGTCTATTTCACTCCTCTGTTCGAGGTTCTTTTCACCTTTCCCTCACGGTACTGGTTCACTATCGGTCTCCGGAGAGTATTTAGCCTTGGCGGATGGTCCCGCCGGTTTCACGCAGGATTACTCGTGTCCCGCGCTACTCAGGATACCGGTAGGCTTCGTCAGGGATACGTGTACGGGATTTTCACCCTCTTTGATCCAACTTTCCAGATGGTTCCACTTCCTTGATGTCTTGCCATGTCCCGGTCCTACAACCCCGTACCTGCCGAGACAGGTACGGTTTGGGCTGCTCCCGTTTCGCTCGCCACTACTCCGGGAATCACTTTTGTTTTCTTCTCCTATGGGTACTTAGATGTTTCAGTTCCCCACGTTCGCCTTCCACAATACAGTGGAATGGTACGCTCTTCGCGTACCGGGTTGCCCCATTCGGATATCCGCGGATCGATTCGTATTTGCCAATCCCCGCGGCTTTTCGCAGCTTATCACGTCCTTCATCGCCTTCCAGAGCCCAGGCATCCCCCATGTGCCCTTATTCACTTTTATTTCGCCGTCCGGTGTGCACCATCTTGCGATGATACAGCCGGGTATGATAAATATACTTTAGCGTCTTTGATTTTTTATGGATTACCTTTTTGCCATCGGGGGCAAATTTGCACTTGCCTTGGCGGTAATGCCACATTTCAATGAACTCTTTTCATTTTGTTTTTTGCTCTTGTTTTATTTCACCATGTCAAAGATCTCTTTTTCAATTGTTCCCCCCTTCGCTCCTCGCGGATACCCGGGCAATCGATAGTTGTCTGACGCGGGGTCGAACCGCCCTTTTTGAATTAATAATTAATAATTAAGAATTAATAGTTAAGAATTAATAGTCAAGAATGCAATTCTTCATTATTCATTATTAACTTATCCGTGTCCCCTTCCGGACTGTCAAACTTCAATATTTCTGCCGTTTCTCGCTTCCGGCTCGCCTGCCCTCCGCTTTCTTATCACCCACTGCCTTTCTCAAACCGTCCCCCGGCTCTTTTTCAAACCGGACCGGTGGAGAATAACGGATTCGAAC
This window of the Proteiniphilum saccharofermentans genome carries:
- a CDS encoding transposase, which translates into the protein MNSRPNRLQCFINRWQIEFFFKWIKQHLKIKSFWRTSQNAVRIQIYSAIIAYCLVAIVGHDLQINQTTSEILQISGISLLDKIPVNELFADIDINNIKERNDNQLSLNLF
- a CDS encoding helix-turn-helix domain-containing protein; this encodes MKEKQDDKLETISYSDIFLSCFSESGTHCVHSKPEHVLLYLYSGEQVIEDRNKRITIKAGECAFIRRDHRLTMYKNSKGKELYKGISLVFQRNILREFYSKMNKSEIPKDIKISDKNVFKLNKTPDIESLFQSLTPYFDSNVKPTEGVIHLKLLEGIYALLNNNELLYPILFDFAEPWKIDLLDFLNKNYMDDLTMEQIASFTGRSLATFKRDFKKISNLTPQKWLIKKRLEMAYIKLKEENKKVQDVCTEVGFKNLSHFSTAFKKQYGIPPTEI
- a CDS encoding sugar O-acetyltransferase; its protein translation is MQTTDIFERLRNGETILPTDPETYKMREASYKTKELLVQMNNATDPAEIRELLSQITATEIDESVAVFTPLYINYGKHTKIGKNVFINFDCTFLDLGGITIEDNVLIAPKVSLLSEGHPLEPKNRHALVLKPIHIKKNAWIGAGATILQGVTIGENAVVASGAVVSNDVSDNTIVGGIPAKIIKTI
- a CDS encoding alpha/beta hydrolase; this encodes MFLGQSCNQNPNTNNENSANMDDTAKKEHYTFELSDKVTRQKVTFKNRYGITLTGDLYLPKEQGNEPLQALAISGPFGAVKEQSSGLYANQMAERGFAVLAFDPSYTGESGGEPRAVASPDINTEDFSSAVDFLGIQKNIDRNKIGIIGICGFGGFALNATAIDKRVKAVATTSMYDMTRVISKDYNDATTLEQRTQILEQLGEQRWRDAEAGTFHAGAILNPEKLKGDEPQFVKEYHNYYRTPRGFHERSLNSTGAWNATNALSFMNMPILTYIKEISPRPILLIAGEKAHSRYFSEDIFKNASEPKELMIIPNAIHVDLYDKVNVIPFDKLETFFKENLK
- a CDS encoding cyclophilin-like fold protein, which codes for MKRPLLMILAFMSIFISSASSCSKEDDNNNTNTENTTPMVNCKIKIKVNSQTFTATLLDNNSAKAFKEMLPYNL